The following coding sequences lie in one Juglans regia cultivar Chandler unplaced genomic scaffold, Walnut 2.0 Scaffold_23, whole genome shotgun sequence genomic window:
- the LOC108980218 gene encoding methylesterase 10-like: MENSEIKHFVLVHGACHGAWCWYKVASLLKFSGHKVTVLDLAASGIHPKQVHEVKSFSEYVEPLMEFMASPPLMEERVVLVGHSYGGLCISVAMEKFPERVSVAVYAAAFMPSPDLRESLLQEFNRRLDSYMDTQFTFDQGENNPPTSLLWGRNFMATQFYQLSPPEDLTLAMSLVRPIRLYGDTATLQKEANLSREKYGQVPRVYIICEEDNVMKVDFQRWMIENNPAPEVKVIAGSDHMVMFSQPKELCSCLLEIAEKYP; encoded by the exons ATGGAGAACAGCGAGATCAAGCACTTTGTACTTGTACATGGAGCCTGCCATGGAGCATGGTGTTGGTATAAGGTGGCAAGTTTGTTGAAATTCTCAGGTCATAAGGTCACAGTCCTGGACCTAGCTGCTTCTGGGATCCACCCAAAGCAGGTGCATGAAGTAAAGTCATTTTCGGAATACGTCGAGCCTTTGATGGAATTCATGGCGTCTCCGCCATTAATGGAGGAAAGGGTGGTACTTGTCGGCCACAGCTATGGAGGTCTCTGCATATCTGTTGCCATGGAAAAGTTCCCCGAGAGAGTCTCTGTTGCAGTGTACGCCGCTGCCTTTATGCCTAGTCCCGACTTGAGAGAGTCTCTGTTACAGGAG tTCAACAGAAGACTGGATTCTTATATGGACACGCAATTTACGTTCGATCAAGGGGAAAACAACCCTCCAACCTCCCTTTTATGGGGTCGCAACTTCATGGCAACCCAGTTTTACCAACTCTCCCCACCtgag gATTTGACGCTTGCAATGTCGTTGGTGAGACCTATTCGTCTCTACGGGGATACTGCAACATTGCAAAAAGAAGCAAATCTGAGCAGGGAGAAATACGGGCAAGTTCCTAGAGTTTACATCATTTGTGAAGAAGACAATGTGATGAAGGTGGATTTCCAAAGGTGGATGATTGAGAACAATCCAGCACCGGAGGTGAAGGTAATTGCCGGTTCCGATCACATGGTGATGTTCTCGCAACCGAAGGAGCTGTGCTCCTGCCTCCTTGAAATTGCAGAGAAATATCCTTAA